The genomic DNA gaaaatgtgtgtgtgcatgtgtttgcatgtgccAGTGACCCCTGCAGTGGTGGAGACAGCATAGAGAAGTTTTCAGTATGTgcataaaataaagacagagcCTGTACACAGTGTGAGCAAGTGTGAGTCCATCTGTGAGCGAAGCTACAAACATGACTCCCAGTGGAGCTGCAGGTCCGTGCTGTCCAGAAAATCAGCTGAGAAGACACTTGGGGGAGTGTGCGGCACCAGTGGAGCCAGACTAGTCCCACCGTCTCCTTCACTGCCTCCTCCCACACCTCCTCTCCCCACGCCACTGCCTGAGCTCCCTCCGCTTCCCACCATGGAGATATCCAGCCAGTCCATGCTGTCCAATGTGGGGTCGCCAAAGTCCAACCCTGTAGAATGAGGGGAGAAGCCCAGGTCGGATGTGTCCATGGGGGAGGAAGAGTGGTCCAGGATGCTGGGCGTACTCAGCATTTGGCTGTGGAGGTCGTCGATGAGCGTCAGGGCGCCGTCAGGCTCCACACCCAGCAGGGGGCTGCCCGTAGTGCTCTCCAGGAAGTCCTCCAGGCGTCCACTGCCTGTGCAGGGTTCTACCATTGAGGGCTGAGGGGAAATGATGGGTTGTGTCTGGGTGGGAGGGGACAGGCGGAGGGGAGATGGGGGAGAAGATGGGGAGGGTGGTTCTGAGTGGAGATGGGCGAGGGAAGGGTCAGGGTTGGCCTTGAAGCTGGGGATttctgcaggaggagagagaaagaatatCTTATGAGTGCTGGAGATGGATTCATTACTTATGCTTTCTTCAGACTGCCAGAAACATCAGATTTTTCTGATGGGTCAGCAAACAAAATaatctgtctgtgaaggttctcagtcatggACTACTAAATTCTGACGTTCTCAGAAGTGAcaaggtgtttttaaatgtgattcagATCCGATTTCTACAGATATGTCTCAGTGTGAACTCTCTGGCTGCCGCATTTCACTTCGACGGTGGAGTGAGTTCTGCACCACAAATTGACAGGAAGATTGTTTAGAGAAATGACGTGCCTCCATTTTGCCTGCCAACCTTTCTGAAAGCCACGTCTTAAACGTGGCTACACAAACGTTATCAAACATGTTGGTTATGTCTGGACAACACAAATCCAATTAGATGCCTGAAAAGATCAGATTTAAGAGACAACTCTGATTTACCTCCGCTCTTCAGCAGGATGTCGAAGAGGTCGTCCATCTGCTGACTGTTCATGCCGTTCTCCTGCAAACACAGAGGAACTTCTtttactacacaaacacacaacagtgcaCTAAAACACACTCATCAACACAGACATACAATTTAGTTTTTAAGGCCCATTTTGTTCCtagtttgtcattttcttaTGTCATTGGATGCATGTAGAAGACATGTTATCACAGCATTCACCATTTGTttcactgtgattttttttaatgacacaaacatGTCCAAACTTCTCAACATCATAAAGCAAAAACGGTTCAGTGAAATTATGTAGTCCTGTTTTAAGAAGAGAAATACACCAGTTTTTTGTTGCTGTGCTCATTTGCTGATACATAAGTTAATTAGttctgtgtctttctttccttctcctcAAAAGTGTGATGTAAAAACCCAAATCATGGATAATATCGAGGATAAAGTTTGAGTGTGAAGAAATAAGATGTAATAAAGaggaaaagtaagaaaaaagaacaacagCGAAGAAGGGATGGAGAGACAAAGTCGTGCTAGAAGACATACTTTGGAGCGTTTGGTAGGAAGGGAGGTGTGGAGTTTGGGAGAGGGAGGTGTGAAGAGTGTGTGCCGGTCATAAGGTGGACacacctcctctctctgccaggatggagggatgaagcGATGgtatggaaaaaaagagagggggggaaaagggAGAAGAAGTTAATGAAGTCGTACGCTTAGCAGCGGCATTGGCGTGGCGACAGAGAAGGCGGGGCTCAGAGGAGAGGATGGCGTTACCTTGAGAGAGGACAGAAGTTGGCTTTGGCTCTCGCTCTCCAACACGTCGTCGAAGAACGGCTGCAGGATGGGAGGAGCTGTGACTGGTGGGCTGGGCTGCTGGACGCCATTAATGTCAAGGTGAAGCCCCGCCTTCTGTTCCTGTGTAAAGAGAAGAAGACATATTCAGACTTGGACAAGTGCAGAGAAGATTTGTGGAAAATTCAATTGTGAtgctttttttcatgtttcaccAGTCAGCAGTGTGTTTGACTAAACCAGGTTAGTGGCGACACCTTGTGGCAGAGAGATGTTATTGTTAGGAAGATGCAGACAGTCCTGCTACAGTTCTTCAATGTTACTTTAtacaaaatatacatacatCAAAATGTAGTGCCTGGAACTGGATAGGTAATTAAAAACTTAATgctaaaaactaaattaaaatcCATTTTTTATAATGAGTAATTTGGAGTATACAAAGCGGTGCAGTTCTGTTTGttatataattacattttcattcacaaatGTTGTGAAGGGTGCCAAAACAAAGGTTCCAAAAAATCTAATTGTTCACACCCCTCTGCTAAGTAACCTAACACAGTGATCGATACAGAATTGTCACTTTCTGGCAACAAAGGAATGGAATAgggaaaaaacataaaagagaGAAGATTCGAGGCCGTCAGTGTGTGAACTGTGTCGTGTTCTTCTTTGCTGTATTCATTTGTGGGCAACAGTGTGCTGTGGAAATGCAGACGAGGTCAGGGTTTACTattccaaaccaaactgtgGCGAGCTGAACTGGACTTGGTGGAAAAACAGCTTTACTCCGAGTGATATATTCTAGATTGTACCTTTTTGCTTGTCTGGCTCACAGGCTCGGCTTTGGCCTGCTCTTTTGATTGGCTCTCAGCGCTGGGGAGTTTACTTGGAGTCGACTGCAATCTCTGAAAACAGAGACGATAAAAGGTATTTATTAAACTTCATGGTAAATCAACTCAGTCcatcacaaaaaagaaaaaaatccaccgTACCTGCAGTGTGATGCGTCCGTTGGGTTTGGCCAATGAGGACACTCCATTCTGCCCGTCTGTCGTGTGATTGGTGAGAGCGATCAGGTAATGGTTGCCGTTGCTGTCGGTGACCAGCGTGGGTGTGCCGTTGGCCTTCAGGAGGTCTAATGAAATGGCCTGAGTGTGGATCTGAGTGCTGTTTTGTTGGTTGACCAAGACTGGCGTCACCTGGaaacatcatttttaatataattacaATTCTTAATTGCGTTATTACACCACAAAATTATAACATGTAGTTAGTGTTAGCTGCACAAAATGTTTTCTCCCCTCAATTTCAAGAACTGCAGGGTGGTCACCTGTTGTGTGGCGACAGCTGTCGTCTGTTGTTTGTGCTGCAGCCTCTGATGAGCCTTTAGCTGCCTCCTCTGCTGGATTTGGTTCACTGCGGGCTTCGGGCTCGCCACCGTCTGGTTCTGGATCTGCACCTGAACCTGCTTCAGCTGCACTTGGTTCTTCTGCTGGCTCTGCTGCACTTGCCCTTGGTGTTGTTTGAGCTGGTTCTGCTGCACCAGCTTCTGCTGGGCAAGTTTCTGCTGTGCTAACTTCTGCTGGGCCTGGAGCTGCTTCTGCTGAGTCTGCTGTATGatgagctgctggagctgctgctgctgctgaagcaggACTTGAGCTTCTTTCTTTTGCTGCAGTTGCTTTTGCGTCGAGTTTGTTTTAGCCTCTGCCACCTTAAGCGCTTGTGCctgactctgctgctgttggGGTTGTTgcagctgctgtttctgctgctctgcttgTTGGACCTGCAGCCGATGAATCTGCTGCAGTCTTAGCAGAGTCTCCTGGGAGCACTGCATTGGCTGGAGCAGCTTCTTTCCCTGGGCTTCCTCCGTTACACCTTCCATTTCTTCCTCCGAGTCTTCCTCCTTCTTCACCCTCAACACAACACCGTTGGGGAGAGTTGGGGGCTGAATGGCTGAGGCTTTTATTAGAGTTTCAAGTTTAACTTCTGACATTGTTTTGCTCTTTTCACTGCCTTCTTTCTTCACCAGTATTGCACCTGGCATCTTTCCCTGCTCCAGCTgagacctgagagtctccaccAGCCTCTGCTTCTGCCTTAGCATCCTGGTCAACTCCTCGATCTGTTTGTCCTTCTCATGGAGCATCTGGTCTTTGTCCACGGCTGAACTTGTCAGGGGCTCCGGGCGCTGGCCTGAGGCAGATGGAGACCCGGACAGACTGCATGGACTCCGAATCTCATCTTTCACCATGGTGAGAGGCTGCGAGAGCAGGGAGATGCTTGATGAGGACTGAGGGGATTGTTGCAAGGTGAGCTGGGTCAGAGGAGAGCTCACCTATAGGATGATAAAAGTTAATGTTAGTGTTTAAATATTCaaaggaaacattttaaatttaacaatCATTCACAAAAAGGTCTCACCATCTCTCCAAACATGTCTCCACTACAGCTCGTCTCATCTGGACTCATGCCGGCCAAAGACCTCTCAGAGGGTGTGGGAGACATGGGAGGGCTGGAGCTGGTGCTGCCAAACCGCATGACTCTCCCAGGAACAGCGTGAGCCAGCGAAGCTAATGCTAATTTGAACCCACCCTCTCCCAAATGCTCGGGTGTGGTAGTTGTGGTGGAAGAGGATATGCTGGTGCTGGCAGCCGAGATAGCACCCAGCTGGCTGGCCAGAAAAGGGCCATTCTTTGAAGCCGCTGCGGTGCCGCCGTTTTGCTCCTGGTAGTTGCGCAGTCTCTCAATGAGATCATTCTTGGTGCCTGAGACGGTCAGACATCGTAATTTCAGTTCCTGTTTCAACTCGGCAACCTGGAGGATGAGAAACCAGATTGGTACTTATGAAGCAGGTATTGACTGAAACTGAGAGAACATAACAACTCATATCTGACTCAATGTTTCTAGTTTAAAGTGGATCACACAGTCCCATGATTAATGAGAGCAGTTTAACCATAGGTTAAACAggactctttttttcccaagtCTCTATCAACTCAACTTTGACAATAATTCCACAAAAGTGAGTACtacttcaaaaagtcataaagtCAAATTATTGATCATTTACAGTCTGGACCATTTACATCAGTCACTCCAAGAGTCCAGATCCAGAGGTATGTGGCAGGAGATTATTGTCTGGATCACAGAATAACTATGCAGTATTTTTCAGCCATTTACTGTAAGAATTATGTgggtcttttgttttttttttggatttcaaaGACAGTTTGTCATCTTTGAAAAGTGTGCCCCAGCAACACACACTTCTTGATCCCCTTCAATAAAACGCAGTTAAATCAAGTTGCTAACTTTAGAGTAGTACAAATATTCTTGGCAGGAGTGAGCGAGGTTTTCCCTATAAATTTACTTTGAACTCATCCAGGTTGGCTGGCAAAGTGCTGGGTTTAGCTCCTCCCATTGCAGGATGGCTGTGACGGGCAGTGGCGCTCTGACTGGAGGGAGCTGGGATGGTGCTTGAAGGAACGCTGTGGGAGGGGGAAGGGCCCGAGCTGGTTGTGAGGGGCTGCTCGTTTGGAGGCCtgagaagagagaaaaggagcagGTGTGAACGTGCGTCCGTCGTCCTGTGATACAAGCCACTGATGTTAGATGTTCCAGAGAGTAagagttagtgacatctaatgataAAACTGCAGATTGTATGTCAACGGAGTATATGCATGCAGCGCCTCTTCCGACTTCCACTAAAATATAAGCCAGTTACATGTTGctaaggggaaacttggacttATTTAAGGTAACATTAGCGATGAAAACTTCCAACTTCCAACAATTAAAAGACCTTTACATTGTCATGAGGGAACAACAGCAGAGCAACGCTGCATCCGTCTGTGCACAGCCTACGCAGACACTGAACGTAGAACAAATTTGGCTGATAGTCGGGCTGGCTAGAGTATATACAGCAATAACGGTGTGCTGTAGAAACACGACAGCGGAAGGCGGCGGCCTCCAAAAAGCAAAGTCACTGTGCTAATGTACATGCAAAAATCTTATTCCAAGGCCACAAAAAAcagatacattttatttttaaagcaggTATACACTTACACCAACATTAGTGCTGTTGCAGTGTCTTAATGAAagaggttgtttgtgtgttaccTCAACACcagtgaaacaggaagtgacacagtaCGCTGTCGCAGAAAGTTAGCtcgtcactcactcactgctgctgctctttaaaGGGCCACAGGACCCGTTTTCTCCACGAGTGGTGTTGCCATTGTTAATATCTGACTTGGTCTGAATATAAGGTGACATCATGCGAGGGTGTGGCTGTGGCCTTGTTCCTACCACAGTGTCCATTTCGTGTTTACCACAAAAGCGCTagcaaacatacttatgggtagtatatatATTTGATTTCTGCAAATAACTCCTACGCTACAAGTAACAAGAACACGGTCATTCTCActtttacaacacaaacacacacatgcagacatggcCGTGACGCTTGACACTGACTTGGGAGGGGCGGGCAGGATAGTGTGGTAGTTGtagtgctgctgttgctggcTGATGATCTGCAGCTGCAGGAAGAGCTGCTGTTGATGAAGCAGCTTCGCGTAGGAAGAGTCCATCTGTGGCGGACGCTCCTTGTCTGCTTTCTGGTCCGGAGGGATGTACTGGTGGTACTTCAGCTTCTTCACCTGCATGCCGTCGATAaagatggtttaaaaaaaaacacaatcccgACCTTTAATAACCTCTAAACAGTTTCATGTCGTCAAAGTAAGGCATTCATCCTGCATTATGCTTGGTTACACAAGAGAGATCCGTGGAGAGATTAGTATTTCTAGTTACGAAAGTATGTATTATAGTGAACAGAAGATACTGTTGTTACAGAAAATTATGCAAATCAACTCCTCTTTGTGTTAAATGTCAAAAAGCTAtgactttaaacaaaaaaacgttGCTCTCTACTTCTACAggaactgaaaaaaagaagcccTTTTCAAATTTGAGAAGGTACTTTCAATATGTGTCCTTCTGGATTTTCTGAGGACTAATGTGCAAGGGCCAGTACCAAGAAATTAACAAATGAACCTAGTAAAAAGCAATCtacattcataaaaacaatgaatttcatcattttatatatttttaacaaataaaataagtcagaggttttgtgctttaaaataaaaaagtaacaaacaaaTTCACTGACCTTGGGTTTGCTGTCCTTTGATTTCTTAGGTCTGTGTGGAGGACGATCTGAACCCGTCTTAGCCTGAGTCTGCTGACAGAACGTGAGAAACGGGGTcagggaggaggaaggaagggaatGAGGAGacgaaggagggagggagggagggaaggttAGTCAGTTATAGCTGCTCCACAAACAGAGATCAGGGTCACATGTATTCATAAGTCATCAAATGTGCAGGATAtacaacatgaaatgacatcaGGCTTAGGAAAGAGCAGAAAATACCGGGGGGTTGCGCACCTTGGTGTGTCCAGCGGAGGAGCGGGAACTTGTTGAAGTCAACATTGTTCCATTTGTTAATTTTGGGGGTGAGGGGGAGTCTGAGCCATTCACCtggggaggaggtggtggaggcagTGCAGGTGGTGCAGGTGGTGCAGGTGGTGGTGTAGGCTGAGTAAGGAACTGAAAGAAAAATGACCATGGTTAAAGGTGTGATTGTGTTTAGCcactgttttaattaattatttcaaGTTAAAGCGAGTCTGTCTTGATTGACAGTGACACGATTGGCACTGTGATGCACCTGTGTGGGAGCAATGTCCCCGTTCTGGGCGAGTGCGTCAGAGGGAGACAGCTGAGGGACGGCACTCAGGGGAGAGTCGTGATTGGCCAGCTGGTCTGGTGAAAGAGCATCACTGCTGTCTTCATCCAGAGAGGAGCTCTCTCCCTTTGGAGAATCTGTGACAGAGCAGATGGCATCAGTTTCATGTGAAACCACGGCCTcacgtctttcttttttttggtgcttTGGTTAGATCAGCAAATGTTGCCTGCAACTGTACCCCCGACCAAGTCAACACAATGTACATCCCAGTCAAACAGAGTGATGAAGTTTGCAAAGCAGCCGTGAGTGACTTTAGAGAACTTATGCAACACTGTACTGTACGTCCGACCGAGTTTCAAAACAACACTGTGTCCAAACATAGttgttgtgtcattttgtgcAACAGAGTTGTGGTTTAGTTTTTATGGTATCACAGTAACTGCGATGCAACACAGTTATGTGTTGGATAGTTGTGCGATTACAGACAGGCAGACGTTCCTTGAATTAATAGATGTGTGGCAACGCGCTCCTTTCATTgtaatgtcacattttatatCTCTTATTCATTTAAGGACTCTTGCCTTTGCTGACCTTGCccacagacagatagagagatgtgtgtgtgtgactgcctGAATGTCCTGAGGTGGAGATTGTGTGTAGTTACCCTCCGGTGAGTGCTGCTGGAGGCAGGTAACAGATAGGATGTTCTTGTGGACCAGCTCGATGGGACCGGGTCTGTGGGAGAGCTTGTCGTTGAGGTCGTCGGCCAGTCGTGCTCgcttcagctgcagctgcttgGCCTGTAGAGACGGCTCTGCCGATGTTTCTGTGGCCAAAAAACATATGGAACAAATGCTTTTTGTCGCTGTGATGGAGAATTTAATTATAAACTACAACACAGGCAGGGGGGAAACATTCAGATACAGGACAGCATGAGACGAACCTTATTTCAAAGTAATTCAAAAGTAGCATTCTGAGAAAATGATGACTTCAAACCCAAGTCCAAATATAAACATGAACAAGGAACCATACTCTAATCTCATAGAGACAGTCCGTTCCGTTTTGTTTACTCTATGGTTCCTTATAGGTgaataatcacattttcattttcgtTTTTAAGTTAATTTCACAGGTAAATCCTCACCCTCCAGAATGTGCATCCTGACCAGCTCGGAGCGCTCAGGACGGCACCTGATCTTCCTCTTCAGATAGTCCTCGGTCTGGTTGAAAACAAAAACGTGGCAGTCGTTAGGCATCGTGAGTGGAAGACAACACAAAAGCCTCAGGGCACCATCGGCTTTGAGTTGAACTCATACAAACATGTCGTTATAAAGGATATTTCTCCACGTGAAATAGtaggaaaaacacagattttactAGTAATTAGGGTTTAAGAGAATCAGGGTCGTGCTATTGTAAGTGTAAGTAAGGGTAAGTCACACTAAACTCATCTGTACAAGCTTTTTTCCCCTGAAAAAGGTCTTAGTTTACAACTGCTTCCTGTGATGTATTCAAATAATTATATAGTATGGTCATTTTTAGCGCTGCTATCACAACAAATCTTATCTAAAGAcatgtcctgcatgttttagtttttcctACCCGGGTGATTCAGAAACACAGTTATCACCACAGTGTTAGGACATTTTTGTGGTGACGTTTCTGCAACTGCTCATTATTTGTCAATCTAAACTTCACATAGCTTTCATTAGGAGCCTCACATAAGAAGCTGCAGAAAACGCcgatgttttttattgtttgtacaGTGTGCAACGTTTTCAATCGACTTCCTGTAAGCAGGTAACTGTTGATATACGGCACATTAAACTTGTTACCACACTTACCCTTGCTCGCTCCAGACTCCTCCGCTGTTCATGAAAGGCTGCCGGGCTCTTCAGTGCTacacagagagggggagatgagagtcagagagtcagagagggGTGAGTGCAGCTCACACAGACCGGTCCCTCCTGTGAGTGACAATGTGACAACCGATGGTGGGAACAGCTGCAGCTACAGAGGAAGACAGATTCAAAGCAGAAGTCGCTACAGGGAGAGAAGGTCAGCACTGCTATTATAAAATAAACCGAACTCTGCTCAGTGagcaga from Solea solea chromosome 21, fSolSol10.1, whole genome shotgun sequence includes the following:
- the mrtfab gene encoding myocardin related transcription factor Ab isoform X9 → MATPHPHKGEEPSPECMVVSGTPSSAQSPQSEAVTSELQELTLQPAPSPQPLQERKNVLQLKLQQRRTREELVSQGIMPPLKSPAAFHEQRRSLERARTEDYLKRKIRCRPERSELVRMHILEETSAEPSLQAKQLQLKRARLADDLNDKLSHRPGPIELVHKNILSVTCLQQHSPEDSPKGESSSLDEDSSDALSPDQLANHDSPLSAVPQLSPSDALAQNGDIAPTQFLTQPTPPPAPPAPPALPPPPPPQTQAKTGSDRPPHRPKKSKDSKPKVKKLKYHQYIPPDQKADKERPPQMDSSYAKLLHQQQLFLQLQIISQQQQHYNYHTILPAPPKPPNEQPLTTSSGPSPSHSVPSSTIPAPSSQSATARHSHPAMGGAKPSTLPANLDEFKVAELKQELKLRCLTVSGTKNDLIERLRNYQEQNGGTAAASKNGPFLASQLGAISAASTSISSSTTTTTPEHLGEGGFKLALASLAHAVPGRVMRFGSTSSSPPMSPTPSERSLAGMSPDETSCSGDMFGEMVSSPLTQLTLQQSPQSSSSISLLSQPLTMVKDEIRSPCSLSGSPSASGQRPEPLTSSAVDKDQMLHEKDKQIEELTRMLRQKQRLVETLRSQLEQGKMPGAILVKKEGSEKSKTMSEVKLETLIKASAIQPPTLPNGVVLRVKKEEDSEEEMEGVTEEAQGKKLLQPMQCSQETLLRLQQIHRLQVQQAEQQKQQLQQPQQQQSQAQALKVAEAKTNSTQKQLQQKKEAQVLLQQQQQLQQLIIQQTQQKQLQAQQKLAQQKLAQQKLVQQNQLKQHQGQVQQSQQKNQVQLKQVQVQIQNQTVASPKPAVNQIQQRRQLKAHQRLQHKQQTTAVATQQVTPVLVNQQNSTQIHTQAISLDLLKANGTPTLVTDSNGNHYLIALTNHTTDGQNGVSSLAKPNGRITLQRLQSTPSKLPSAESQSKEQAKAEPVSQTSKKEQKAGLHLDINGVQQPSPPVTAPPILQPFFDDVLESESQSQLLSSLKREEVCPPYDRHTLFTPPSPKLHTSLPTKRSKENGMNSQQMDDLFDILLKSGEIPSFKANPDPSLAHLHSEPPSPSSPPSPLRLSPPTQTQPIISPQPSMVEPCTGSGRLEDFLESTTGSPLLGVEPDGALTLIDDLHSQMLSTPSILDHSSSPMDTSDLGFSPHSTGLDFGDPTLDSMDWLDISMVGSGGSSGSGVGRGGVGGGSEGDGGTSLAPLVPHTPPSVFSADFLDSTDLQLHWESCL
- the mrtfab gene encoding myocardin related transcription factor Ab isoform X5, with the translated sequence MIMLDTNTCLSLDLSPPGSPSMGDDVEKAGLELDHDRQVYHSLKEVLQLKLQQRRTREELVSQGIMPPLKSPAAFHEQRRSLERARTEDYLKRKIRCRPERSELVRMHILEETSAEPSLQAKQLQLKRARLADDLNDKLSHRPGPIELVHKNILSVTCLQQHSPEDSPKGESSSLDEDSSDALSPDQLANHDSPLSAVPQLSPSDALAQNGDIAPTQFLTQPTPPPAPPAPPALPPPPPPQVNGSDSPSPPKLTNGTMLTSTSSRSSAGHTKVRNPPQTQAKTGSDRPPHRPKKSKDSKPKVKKLKYHQYIPPDQKADKERPPQMDSSYAKLLHQQQLFLQLQIISQQQQHYNYHTILPAPPKPPNEQPLTTSSGPSPSHSVPSSTIPAPSSQSATARHSHPAMGGAKPSTLPANLDEFKVAELKQELKLRCLTVSGTKNDLIERLRNYQEQNGGTAAASKNGPFLASQLGAISAASTSISSSTTTTTPEHLGEGGFKLALASLAHAVPGRVMRFGSTSSSPPMSPTPSERSLAGMSPDETSCSGDMFGEMVSSPLTQLTLQQSPQSSSSISLLSQPLTMVKDEIRSPCSLSGSPSASGQRPEPLTSSAVDKDQMLHEKDKQIEELTRMLRQKQRLVETLRSQLEQGKMPGAILVKKEGSEKSKTMSEVKLETLIKASAIQPPTLPNGVVLRVKKEEDSEEEMEGVTEEAQGKKLLQPMQCSQETLLRLQQIHRLQVQQAEQQKQQLQQPQQQQSQAQALKVAEAKTNSTQKQLQQKKEAQVLLQQQQQLQQLIIQQTQQKQLQAQQKLAQQKLAQQKLVQQNQLKQHQGQVQQSQQKNQVQLKQVQVQIQNQTVASPKPAVNQIQQRRQLKAHQRLQHKQQTTAVATQQVTPVLVNQQNSTQIHTQAISLDLLKANGTPTLVTDSNGNHYLIALTNHTTDGQNGVSSLAKPNGRITLQRLQSTPSKLPSAESQSKEQAKAEPVSQTSKKEQKAGLHLDINGVQQPSPPVTAPPILQPFFDDVLESESQSQLLSSLKREEVCPPYDRHTLFTPPSPKLHTSLPTKRSKENGMNSQQMDDLFDILLKSGEIPSFKANPDPSLAHLHSEPPSPSSPPSPLRLSPPTQTQPIISPQPSMVEPCTGSGRLEDFLESTTGSPLLGVEPDGALTLIDDLHSQMLSTPSILDHSSSPMDTSDLGFSPHSTGLDFGDPTLDSMDWLDISMVGSGGSSGSGVGRGGVGGGSEGDGGTSLAPLVPHTPPSVFSADFLDSTDLQLHWESCL
- the mrtfab gene encoding myocardin related transcription factor Ab isoform X10, which produces MVQWDMTVNSVLQLKLQQRRTREELVSQGIMPPLKSPAAFHEQRRSLERARTEDYLKRKIRCRPERSELVRMHILEETSAEPSLQAKQLQLKRARLADDLNDKLSHRPGPIELVHKNILSVTCLQQHSPEDSPKGESSSLDEDSSDALSPDQLANHDSPLSAVPQLSPSDALAQNGDIAPTQFLTQPTPPPAPPAPPALPPPPPPQVNGSDSPSPPKLTNGTMLTSTSSRSSAGHTKVRNPPQTQAKTGSDRPPHRPKKSKDSKPKVKKLKYHQYIPPDQKADKERPPQMDSSYAKLLHQQQLFLQLQIISQQQQHYNYHTILPAPPKPPNEQPLTTSSGPSPSHSVPSSTIPAPSSQSATARHSHPAMGGAKPSTLPANLDEFKVAELKQELKLRCLTVSGTKNDLIERLRNYQEQNGGTAAASKNGPFLASQLGAISAASTSISSSTTTTTPEHLGEGGFKLALASLAHAVPGRVMRFGSTSSSPPMSPTPSERSLAGMSPDETSCSGDMFGEMVSSPLTQLTLQQSPQSSSSISLLSQPLTMVKDEIRSPCSLSGSPSASGQRPEPLTSSAVDKDQMLHEKDKQIEELTRMLRQKQRLVETLRSQLEQGKMPGAILVKKEGSEKSKTMSEVKLETLIKASAIQPPTLPNGVVLRVKKEEDSEEEMEGVTEEAQGKKLLQPMQCSQETLLRLQQIHRLQVQQAEQQKQQLQQPQQQQSQAQALKVAEAKTNSTQKQLQQKKEAQVLLQQQQQLQQLIIQQTQQKQLQAQQKLAQQKLAQQKLVQQNQLKQHQGQVQQSQQKNQVQLKQVQVQIQNQTVASPKPAVNQIQQRRQLKAHQRLQHKQQTTAVATQQVTPVLVNQQNSTQIHTQAISLDLLKANGTPTLVTDSNGNHYLIALTNHTTDGQNGVSSLAKPNGRITLQRLQSTPSKLPSAESQSKEQAKAEPVSQTSKKEQKAGLHLDINGVQQPSPPVTAPPILQPFFDDVLESESQSQLLSSLKREEVCPPYDRHTLFTPPSPKLHTSLPTKRSKENGMNSQQMDDLFDILLKSGEIPSFKANPDPSLAHLHSEPPSPSSPPSPLRLSPPTQTQPIISPQPSMVEPCTGSGRLEDFLESTTGSPLLGVEPDGALTLIDDLHSQMLSTPSILDHSSSPMDTSDLGFSPHSTGLDFGDPTLDSMDWLDISMVGSGGSSGSGVGRGGVGGGSEGDGGTSLAPLVPHTPPSVFSADFLDSTDLQLHWESCL
- the mrtfab gene encoding myocardin related transcription factor Ab isoform X7, yielding MATPHPHKGEEPSPECMVVSGTPSSAQSPQSEAVTSELQELTLQPAPSPQPLQERKNVLQLKLQQRRTREELVSQGIMPPLKSPAAFHEQRRSLERARTEDYLKRKIRCRPERSELVRMHILEETSAEPSLQAKQLQLKRARLADDLNDKLSHRPGPIELVHKNILSVTCLQQHSPEDSPKGESSSLDEDSSDALSPDQLANHDSPLSAVPQLSPSDALAQNGDIAPTQFLTQPTPPPAPPAPPALPPPPPPQVNGSDSPSPPKLTNGTMLTSTSSRSSAGHTKQTQAKTGSDRPPHRPKKSKDSKPKVKKLKYHQYIPPDQKADKERPPQMDSSYAKLLHQQQLFLQLQIISQQQQHYNYHTILPAPPKPPNEQPLTTSSGPSPSHSVPSSTIPAPSSQSATARHSHPAMGGAKPSTLPANLDEFKVAELKQELKLRCLTVSGTKNDLIERLRNYQEQNGGTAAASKNGPFLASQLGAISAASTSISSSTTTTTPEHLGEGGFKLALASLAHAVPGRVMRFGSTSSSPPMSPTPSERSLAGMSPDETSCSGDMFGEMVSSPLTQLTLQQSPQSSSSISLLSQPLTMVKDEIRSPCSLSGSPSASGQRPEPLTSSAVDKDQMLHEKDKQIEELTRMLRQKQRLVETLRSQLEQGKMPGAILVKKEGSEKSKTMSEVKLETLIKASAIQPPTLPNGVVLRVKKEEDSEEEMEGVTEEAQGKKLLQPMQCSQETLLRLQQIHRLQVQQAEQQKQQLQQPQQQQSQAQALKVAEAKTNSTQKQLQQKKEAQVLLQQQQQLQQLIIQQTQQKQLQAQQKLAQQKLAQQKLVQQNQLKQHQGQVQQSQQKNQVQLKQVQVQIQNQTVASPKPAVNQIQQRRQLKAHQRLQHKQQTTAVATQQVTPVLVNQQNSTQIHTQAISLDLLKANGTPTLVTDSNGNHYLIALTNHTTDGQNGVSSLAKPNGRITLQRLQSTPSKLPSAESQSKEQAKAEPVSQTSKKEQKAGLHLDINGVQQPSPPVTAPPILQPFFDDVLESESQSQLLSSLKENGMNSQQMDDLFDILLKSGEIPSFKANPDPSLAHLHSEPPSPSSPPSPLRLSPPTQTQPIISPQPSMVEPCTGSGRLEDFLESTTGSPLLGVEPDGALTLIDDLHSQMLSTPSILDHSSSPMDTSDLGFSPHSTGLDFGDPTLDSMDWLDISMVGSGGSSGSGVGRGGVGGGSEGDGGTSLAPLVPHTPPSVFSADFLDSTDLQLHWESCL